From a region of the Aeoliella mucimassa genome:
- a CDS encoding RimK family alpha-L-glutamate ligase produces MKLGILSRNRHCYSTRRLREAAEQRGHKVRVLDTLKFAIDLEQGEPDLYYHQKQLSHYDAVLPRIGASITYFGTAVVRQFEQMDVFCGNSSAGIANSRDKLRSLQILSKHHIGIPETTFVRDKKDVLPAIERVGGAPVIIKLLEGTQGVGVILADSVKVAEAIIETLQSARQSVLVQKFVAESKGRDVRAFVVGDRVVAAMRRVAQGQEFRSNVHRGGRTEVVELDDDYKATAVRAAQIMGLRVAGVDMLESNSGPQIMEVNSSPGLEGIETCTQLDIAGAVIDYIAAQVDFPEIDLRQRLTVSSGYGVTEIHIPEGSDYVGKTVQESGLREKDINALTLYRGTTVIPNPRADRELEAGDRLLCFGKLERMRAMVPERTRRRRRPKVKDLPPQDDQSHEDKE; encoded by the coding sequence ATGAAACTTGGCATCCTTTCTCGCAATCGCCATTGCTACAGCACGCGCCGACTCCGCGAAGCCGCCGAGCAGCGCGGCCATAAGGTGCGGGTGCTTGATACCTTGAAGTTCGCTATCGACCTCGAGCAAGGCGAGCCCGACCTTTACTACCATCAGAAGCAGCTCAGCCATTACGATGCCGTGCTGCCGCGCATCGGGGCATCGATCACCTACTTCGGCACCGCGGTGGTGCGCCAGTTCGAGCAGATGGACGTGTTCTGCGGCAACTCGTCGGCCGGCATCGCGAACTCGCGCGACAAGCTACGCTCGCTGCAAATCCTCAGCAAGCACCACATCGGAATCCCCGAAACCACGTTCGTTCGCGATAAGAAAGACGTGCTGCCAGCCATCGAACGGGTGGGCGGCGCGCCGGTCATTATCAAGCTGCTCGAAGGCACTCAAGGCGTCGGCGTCATCCTGGCCGATTCGGTGAAAGTAGCCGAAGCGATTATCGAGACGCTGCAATCCGCGCGGCAAAGCGTGCTGGTACAGAAGTTCGTCGCCGAAAGCAAAGGCCGCGACGTGCGAGCGTTTGTGGTCGGCGATCGCGTGGTGGCCGCCATGCGGCGAGTCGCCCAAGGGCAAGAGTTCCGCAGCAACGTCCATCGCGGCGGTCGTACCGAGGTCGTGGAACTAGACGACGATTACAAGGCAACCGCCGTGCGGGCCGCCCAGATCATGGGACTTCGCGTCGCTGGCGTCGACATGCTCGAGAGCAACAGCGGCCCGCAAATCATGGAAGTCAACTCGTCGCCGGGATTGGAAGGGATCGAAACCTGTACGCAGCTCGACATCGCCGGAGCGGTGATCGACTACATTGCCGCCCAGGTCGACTTCCCCGAAATCGACCTGCGTCAGCGGCTGACCGTGAGTTCCGGCTACGGCGTGACCGAGATCCACATTCCCGAAGGCTCCGACTACGTCGGCAAAACCGTGCAAGAGTCGGGCCTGCGCGAAAAGGACATTAACGCACTTACACTCTACCGCGGGACGACCGTTATCCCCAATCCACGTGCCGACCGAGAGCTCGAAGCCGGCGACCGTTTGCTTTGCTTTGGTAAACTTGAACGCATGCGGGCGATGGTTCCCGAGCGTACCCGCCGTCGCCGACGGCCCAAAGTCAAAGACCTGCCACCGCAGGATGACCAATCGCATGAGGACAAAGAATGA
- a CDS encoding succinylglutamate desuccinylase/aspartoacylase family protein, translated as MKHPLVPKSVGDWNGQVIEPGQTGDVKLAVSESYSGMTVRIPIHVRRSTEEGPTVFVTAALHGDEINGTGAIRQLIQDESLTLTRGALVLVPVLNILGFDRHSRYLPDRRDLNRSFPGSSDGSLASRMARTVFDEIVARGDYGIDFHTAAVRRTNYPNVRGDLQIPEVRRIAEAFGCDFIVNGKGPAGAFRREACAAGRPSIILEGGEVCKVEPTIVQTAVRGVRNILIELEMLDEQPERPDYQVIIEKTKWVRAERGGFLQFHVQPGEMVQQDQPLATNTNLLGRERSVLAAPFDGVVIGMTTLPAVSPGESVCHLGQLPDGVRPKRIDKFRASQDSWEGKVVDDLGTNVMVFERDNESESEHQ; from the coding sequence ATGAAACACCCGCTGGTACCTAAATCGGTAGGCGACTGGAACGGTCAAGTGATCGAACCAGGCCAAACCGGTGACGTGAAACTGGCTGTTTCCGAAAGCTATAGCGGCATGACTGTCCGCATCCCGATTCACGTGCGTCGCAGCACCGAAGAGGGCCCCACGGTGTTTGTGACCGCCGCGCTTCATGGCGACGAGATCAATGGTACCGGTGCCATTCGACAGTTGATTCAAGACGAATCCCTGACACTCACCCGCGGTGCGCTGGTGCTCGTGCCGGTACTTAACATCCTGGGCTTTGATCGCCACTCGCGATACTTGCCGGATCGCCGCGACTTGAACCGCTCGTTCCCCGGCTCGTCCGACGGCAGCCTGGCCAGTCGCATGGCTCGCACGGTGTTCGACGAAATCGTCGCCCGCGGCGATTACGGTATCGACTTCCATACCGCTGCAGTGCGTCGCACCAACTATCCCAACGTCCGCGGCGACTTGCAAATCCCCGAAGTCCGCCGCATCGCCGAGGCGTTTGGTTGCGACTTCATCGTCAACGGCAAAGGCCCCGCAGGTGCGTTCCGCCGCGAAGCGTGCGCGGCTGGTCGACCGAGCATCATCCTCGAAGGAGGCGAGGTCTGCAAAGTCGAACCAACCATCGTGCAGACCGCCGTGCGCGGCGTGCGGAACATCCTCATCGAACTCGAAATGCTCGACGAGCAGCCCGAGCGCCCCGACTACCAGGTGATCATCGAGAAAACCAAGTGGGTGCGAGCCGAACGCGGCGGCTTCCTGCAGTTTCATGTCCAACCGGGCGAGATGGTGCAGCAAGATCAGCCGCTCGCGACCAACACCAACCTGCTCGGCCGCGAACGCAGCGTGCTCGCTGCGCCGTTCGATGGAGTCGTGATCGGCATGACCACGCTGCCGGCCGTCAGCCCTGGCGAGTCGGTTTGCCACCTTGGTCAGCTGCCCGATGGAGTCCGACCCAAACGCATCGACAAATTCCGCGCCAGCCAAGATAGCTGGGAAGGCAAAGTGGTCGACGACCTGGGAACCAACGTCATGGTCTTCGAACGCGACAACGAAAGCGAAAGCGAGCACCAATAA